The following are encoded together in the Bacteroidota bacterium genome:
- a CDS encoding gliding motility lipoprotein GldH — protein MKHIKNYISLVLFTVVGLILFVASAFENDRVFEKNVYIADGSWAKTLKIPFEFEVSDTTGVYDFHTNIRISATYPYSNIFLLVYAYNPDGRLTKELVEFKLAEDNGKWLGHGLGDVYDYRMIDDKFKEVELKKAGKYRFEFRQMMRTENLHGVKGIGLRVTHKTL, from the coding sequence TTGAAACACATAAAAAATTATATTTCCTTGGTTTTGTTCACCGTGGTGGGCTTAATTTTATTCGTAGCTTCTGCTTTTGAAAATGACCGTGTGTTTGAAAAAAACGTGTATATCGCAGATGGCTCTTGGGCTAAAACGCTTAAAATTCCTTTTGAGTTTGAGGTTTCAGACACCACTGGGGTTTATGATTTCCACACGAATATAAGAATTTCCGCAACTTATCCCTATAGCAATATTTTTTTATTGGTATATGCATATAATCCCGACGGCAGACTCACAAAAGAGCTAGTGGAATTCAAGCTGGCCGAGGACAATGGCAAATGGCTAGGTCATGGTTTGGGCGATGTTTATGATTACAGAATGATTGACGATAAGTTTAAGGAAGTAGAGTTAAAAAAGGCAGGGAAGTATCGTTTCGAGTTTCGCCAAATGATGCGGACCGAAAACCTACATGGCGTTAAAGGAATTGGATTGAGAGTAACTCACAAAACCTTATAG